From Nitrospinota bacterium, one genomic window encodes:
- a CDS encoding FAD-dependent oxidoreductase — MKVLFSSWRGEVVDNRGKAPDDWADAAQIKKLPTEFGPGRSVSAFIGWDGIILASEPYDIVEMTANYAAALQASSCAKCFPCRTGTKVMEDLLAGIVAGKGAEGDIARLKDLCATISPNSKCGIGQLGPIAIEHAITNFRDDFLAYIKGGKKSAGLYYPYKMTAPCTAACPTGMDIPRYIEYIKDGDFAGSLATIREACPMAASLGRACFHPCENNCRRANVEAPLAICKLKRSAWDFEYLHAVEKPSNPNMNTRDEKIAVIGGGIAGVSAAYYLALKGYRVTIFEKLDNFGGAAYTGIPHYRIPKDVQRDEIAYLATLGVELKTGVCFGRDETFKSLREKGFKAVFLATGADLSKKMGAEGEDAGYEGYYPGISILKQVVMKTSPEVKEKTPVADIPKYKHVMVVGGGNTAMDCARTFRRLGSKVTIVYRRTEKELPADPHEIHESKDEGVEYAFLEAPTRIIAENGKVTGLECQTMELGEPDASGRRRPVPKKGSEHIIAGDCVISAIGQDCDIFYLKEDANIKISKWDNPVADNDTMQTDVPGVFAGGDCMIGPMTLVVAAGHGRRAAQSIDQFLRGGKPSINDTQRMENLIAAIGAYNKKEEIANPKGWDRQVMPYCDRDGKLHAFTEVELGYTQEQAMEEAARCMRCYIVGMAAVTGGGAK, encoded by the coding sequence ATGAAGGTTTTGTTCAGTTCATGGCGCGGAGAGGTTGTTGACAATCGCGGCAAAGCGCCCGACGATTGGGCCGACGCCGCCCAGATAAAGAAGCTTCCCACCGAATTTGGCCCCGGCCGCTCCGTTTCCGCTTTCATCGGATGGGACGGGATCATCTTAGCCTCCGAGCCGTACGATATAGTGGAGATGACCGCCAATTACGCGGCGGCGCTGCAGGCTTCTTCCTGCGCCAAATGTTTCCCCTGCCGCACCGGCACCAAGGTGATGGAAGACCTTTTGGCCGGCATCGTGGCGGGGAAAGGGGCCGAGGGGGACATCGCCCGGTTAAAAGATCTTTGCGCCACCATATCGCCCAATTCAAAGTGCGGCATCGGCCAGCTTGGCCCCATCGCCATAGAGCACGCCATCACGAATTTCCGGGATGATTTCCTGGCATATATCAAAGGCGGGAAAAAATCGGCCGGGCTGTACTATCCATACAAAATGACGGCGCCCTGCACGGCGGCCTGCCCCACGGGGATGGACATTCCCAGGTATATCGAATACATAAAAGACGGCGATTTCGCCGGGTCGCTTGCCACCATCCGGGAAGCGTGCCCCATGGCGGCGTCTTTGGGCCGGGCGTGTTTCCATCCGTGCGAGAACAACTGCCGCCGGGCCAACGTGGAAGCGCCGCTGGCCATATGCAAGCTTAAGCGCTCCGCCTGGGATTTTGAGTACCTGCACGCCGTCGAAAAACCATCCAATCCGAACATGAACACGCGGGATGAAAAGATCGCCGTGATCGGCGGCGGCATCGCCGGTGTGTCGGCCGCGTACTACCTGGCCCTCAAGGGATACCGGGTGACCATATTTGAAAAGCTGGACAATTTTGGGGGCGCGGCGTACACAGGCATACCGCATTACCGCATACCCAAAGACGTGCAGCGCGACGAGATCGCATATCTTGCCACCCTGGGGGTGGAGCTGAAGACAGGCGTCTGTTTCGGCAGGGACGAAACGTTCAAGAGCCTGCGCGAGAAGGGCTTTAAGGCTGTGTTCCTGGCCACCGGGGCGGACCTTTCAAAGAAGATGGGCGCCGAAGGTGAGGACGCGGGATACGAGGGATACTATCCCGGCATCAGCATCCTCAAGCAGGTTGTGATGAAGACCAGCCCGGAGGTGAAAGAGAAAACGCCGGTGGCGGACATCCCCAAATACAAACATGTGATGGTGGTCGGCGGCGGAAACACAGCCATGGACTGCGCCCGCACGTTCCGCAGGCTCGGCTCGAAGGTGACCATCGTTTATCGCCGCACGGAGAAAGAGTTGCCGGCGGATCCGCACGAGATTCACGAGTCCAAGGACGAGGGTGTCGAGTACGCGTTCCTGGAGGCGCCCACCCGGATCATCGCGGAGAACGGCAAAGTGACCGGGCTTGAGTGCCAGACGATGGAACTGGGAGAGCCGGACGCTTCGGGCCGCCGCAGGCCTGTGCCCAAGAAAGGGTCGGAGCATATCATCGCGGGTGATTGCGTGATCTCCGCCATCGGGCAGGATTGCGACATCTTCTACCTGAAGGAAGACGCCAACATCAAGATAAGCAAGTGGGACAACCCCGTTGCCGACAACGACACGATGCAGACAGACGTTCCCGGCGTGTTCGCCGGGGGGGACTGCATGATCGGCCCGATGACCCTTGTGGTGGCGGCCGGGCATGGACGGCGCGCGGCGCAGAGCATAGACCAGTTCCTGCGCGGCGGGAAGCCGTCCATCAACGACACCCAGAGGATGGAGAACCTTATCGCCGCCATCGGCGCGTACAACAAGAAAGAAGAGATAGCCAATCCGAAAGGATGGGACAGGCAGGTGATGCCATACTGCGACAGGGACGGGAAATTGCACGCCTTCACCGAGGTGGAGCTTGGATACACCCAGGAGCAGGCGATGGAAGAGGCGGCCCGCTGCATGCGCTGTTACATCGTTGGGATGGCCGCCGTCACGGGAGGAGGGGCGAAATGA